The window GTCTTTTTTTTTGTATACTATTTTTCCGTTTGCATTGCGGTGTTTGATATTACACGAGTTTTCGCATTTATAAAATAAAAAAAACTCAGATGCTATGAGTAAGGCGCTTATTGTGTAGCCTCTTTTATTTAATATAGTATTGGTAGGCTTATGCTGTAATTTAAATGAAGTTCCTACTAACGGTGTTGTTGCAAAAGCTAAAGACAGGGTGAAACAGAGTATTTTTTTAATCATTAATATCCTAAATAAATATAGTTATTTTATTATTAAGAATAAATAATATTGCCAATAAGTTCAACAGGCTCGCATGGCCATTTGAAAATATAACTAAAAATTGATACAATAAATAGTATAAATTTTTAAAATCATAAAGGAACATATGAACTATTTTATTTTTATATTTTTAACTTTTACTGCGTTAAGTAGTTATGGCATGGATAATTTATTGTATTATGTAGGATATACTTCAACTGCAACGCATAACCTTTATGTAGCTGCTAGTAATGATGATGTTAGCGCAGCTCAAGATGCATTAAAAGCTGGAGCTCGAGTTAATGCAAGAGATGAAGATTATGAAACTCCTTTACATGTGGCAGCAACTAATGGTCATCACTGTATGGTAAGTGTACTGTTATTATCAGATGCTTTTATTGATGCTCAAAATAAAGACGGTGATACTCCGTTACATTTAGCGGCACGGTTAGGATATACATTGTTAGCAGAATCTTTGATAGTTGCAGGTGCGAATGTTTATATTAAAAATAAAGCAGACAAAACAGTAGTAGATATTGATTCAAATTTAAAACGAAGAGCAACAGGTTTAACCTTAAAGCAAGAAGATAATGCTAAGAAAAAGATTGCAGAACGTGAAGCTTTAACAAGATTATTTGCACGTAGTCCATTAATTGTTCCTGATGTAGCACCTTTTATTGCTCAATATGTTGTAGAGGATCCATGTTACAAATTTAATCAATAAATCACTCAAACAGATTTTCTAAATAAAAAGAGCCTGCAACTGTAGGCTCTTTTTATGTATCTTTTTTTGCTAGGTAAGTGATAAAATAAATAAAAGATAAGAGATTGTTCTAATTTTTGGTAGAAAAAGGATTTATTATGAAGATTAAAAGCGTGCTTATTTTTATTTTTGTACCGCTCATTATGCAACTTGCAACATTTCTTTTTACTGTTCCTGTAGATGAAATTCAGGATATGAGGCAAAAAGTAAGTACTATTTTTGATGCAGCAAAAGAACCTGCGATGCTGAATCTTGAGATAAAGCATTTGAAAAAAGATCTACCGGTAAAAACTATGCAACAAGAAGCTGAAGAAGTAGCGCAAGAAGGCTCTCCTCAGCAAGAAAAAATAAAAGAGTTAGAAGAGCGGTATAATAAAACATACACTAAGTTCATGTCCTATTTTGATAATGTAGTTACTTTCAAGAGATCTACTACAGAAAATTTAGCAAGAAATTTCCGTATACTTGCTATTGTAGGTACTTTGCTTCTTGTTTTAGTAAGTCTTTTACTGCCTTATTCAAGTACAAGAAGAGCTTTGCTGGCTTCTTCGTTGGTTGTTCTTTTTTCTGCTGTACCGCTTGTTATAGCTTATATTATTGCACTTATAATTTTGTGGATAACACGAAAAATATATTTAGACCCAATACATACTAGTTAATTTACTTGTGTGTTTTATCAGGTTGAATAGGTCCTTCAGTAAGGCCGCGAATAAATTGATAAATATAGGGATTATCTGATTGCCATATGGTGCTTGCTTCACCAAAGTAGCGTATTTGTCCT of the Candidatus Dependentiae bacterium genome contains:
- a CDS encoding ankyrin repeat domain-containing protein, with amino-acid sequence MNYFIFIFLTFTALSSYGMDNLLYYVGYTSTATHNLYVAASNDDVSAAQDALKAGARVNARDEDYETPLHVAATNGHHCMVSVLLLSDAFIDAQNKDGDTPLHLAARLGYTLLAESLIVAGANVYIKNKADKTVVDIDSNLKRRATGLTLKQEDNAKKKIAEREALTRLFARSPLIVPDVAPFIAQYVVEDPCYKFNQ